In Streptomyces camelliae, the sequence AGAGCACGTCCCGCAGCCGGATCAGCCGCTGCTCGGCGTCCTGCCGGACCGTCAGCACGGCGTCGATCTCCCGGCGCACGTCCTCCAGGGCGCGCGCCTCACGGTCGTACACCGTGGTGTCCGGCCGGCCGCCGCCGGGCGCCGAACTGCCCTCGGCCGGCACCCAGAACGCGAGCGGGTCGGAGACGACGTCCTCGCGCAGCTTGGTCAGGGTGCGGGTGATCCGCTCCAGGTCGTCGCCCGCCGGGTGCTCGCCGGGGCGTACGCCGACGGAGTGCGCGAGCGTGCGGGTGCGCTGGAGCTCGGCGGCGAGTAAATCGATCCGGGCGGGCAGCGCCGACCACACCGCGTCGGCGGCGACGACCAGGTCCAGGCTCGTCGCGTACAGCTCGTTCATCCGGTCCACCAGGGTGGCCAGCGAGAAGGTCTCGCTGAGCCTGCCGACCTCGCTGCCGGCGACGGTCACCGCGTCACCGCGCAGCAGCCCGGTCAGCTCCGTCAGGTCCTCGCGGCTGGACCAGCGGCGCCGGGCCCGGATCTCACGGGCACCGCGCAGCGCGGCGGTGTAGGCGTCGAAGTACGTCCACAGCAGGGTGATCCGGGCCTCGGTGGTCTGCCAGCGTTCCCTGGTCACACCGGTCAGCGCGGCGCCTTCGAGGAGTCTGCGGCCCGCGTGGTCCTGGAGGGCCAGCAGCGAGGTCTCGATCGCCTCGTGCTCCTGGCCGAGCCGCGCCAGCGCACGGTCCACCTCGTCCCGGTCCATCACCGGCCCGGCGGGGTCCGTGACGCCCATCGATCACCTCTCGCTTCGTTCCCGGTATTCCATGTGTTCCGATGCCGTGTGGGTTCAACTGGTCCGCAGATAGCGCGGTGCGGGCGGCTCGGAGGCCGCCGAGTCCTTTCCGAGTGTCGCCGACAGCCAGGTGTCGTACGACTGCTGCCAGCCGCTCGCGCGGTAGTCCACCAGGACGCGGTTGACCCGGCGTACCAGATCGGAGGCGTCCTTCTTCATCGCCACGCCGTAGTACTCGGTGGTGAACGCCCCGCCCTTCAGTTCGACGGTCGGGTCCTGCGCGGCCTGGCTGGCGGCGAGCGCGCCGTCCGTCACCACCGCGTCCACCTCGCCGAGTTGCAGCCGGACCAGGCAGTCCAGCTGGTTCGGCACGGTGGTGGAGATGTCGGTCGTGGCGGGCAGGGTGCCGGCCTTCTTGTCGGCGTCAAGCTTGGTGTACGCCGTCGAACCGGCCGCCGTGCAGACCTTCTTCCCGGCCAGCGTGGAGTTGTAGCCGGTGATCGACGACGACTTGGGCGCGAGGACCTGCTGGCCGGTCTTGAAGTAGGGCGCCGAGAAGGCGACTTGGGAGAGCCGGCCGCAGGTGATCGTCATCGTCCGGACGACCATGTCCACCCGGCCGTCCTGGATCGCGGAGATGCGCTGGCTGGTCGGGATCGCCTTGAACTGCACCGCGTCCGGGTCGCCGAGGATGTCCTGCGCGATCCGGTGCACCAGGTCGATGTCGAAGCCCTCCAGCTCCGCGCCCTGGGTGTTCGGGTTGCGGTAGCCCCAGTGGTAGCTGTTCTGGTCGACGCCGACGATCAGCTTGCGCCGCTCGCCCGTACGGGCCTTGATCGCGTCGATCGTCGGCCCGTCCGCGCCCGACGGCGACAGGGTCTGGTCCTGCGCCGCGGAGTCCTGGCAGCTCCCGGCGCGGGCCTGGACACCGTCCGCGACCGGCTGACCGGTGCGCGGCGCCTGGTCCGGGGCCCGCTGGGTGCACGGCAGCAGCAGGACGAAGGCCAGC encodes:
- a CDS encoding glutamate ABC transporter substrate-binding protein, yielding MYASRVRASLRGWGGVGAMMVACALALAFVLLLPCTQRAPDQAPRTGQPVADGVQARAGSCQDSAAQDQTLSPSGADGPTIDAIKARTGERRKLIVGVDQNSYHWGYRNPNTQGAELEGFDIDLVHRIAQDILGDPDAVQFKAIPTSQRISAIQDGRVDMVVRTMTITCGRLSQVAFSAPYFKTGQQVLAPKSSSITGYNSTLAGKKVCTAAGSTAYTKLDADKKAGTLPATTDISTTVPNQLDCLVRLQLGEVDAVVTDGALAASQAAQDPTVELKGGAFTTEYYGVAMKKDASDLVRRVNRVLVDYRASGWQQSYDTWLSATLGKDSAASEPPAPRYLRTS